The Metabacillus schmidteae nucleotide sequence ATCAATTTCATTGGATAATGAATGACTACCTGCAGCACACCGTATACACCTTGTTTTCCTTTTAAAGGAGAATATAAAGCATCGCCTTTTGTTTGGTCAAGGGTAATTGATTGAGTTCTTCCAGTAACAAAGACTTCCATAGCTATTTCATCGTCATCTTGATCATCAAAGCCTAAATTCTTTATCGGTAAACGGTGTTTATTTTCATTATCATGAGATAGAAACAAATTGAATGTAAACTCTTGGTACATGTTTTGTAATGATTCTATTAAAGCAGCTAAAACATCATCTTTATTCATAAGAGAGTGAAACTTTTCAGTTAGAAAATATAATTTTTCATACTTTTGTTCCTTTTCTTTTAACTGAAGGATATGTATACAGTAGGTATAGAAATCTGAACAAGCTTTGGCAACTTCATGTAAGTTGACAGTTAAATTCGCCCCATTAAATTCTTTTAGTTCAATGACCCCACATACATCCTCATGACTGTATATTGGGAGTAACACGTCTTTTTGGTTCCAGAAAGCTTGTCCTGACTTTAAAGCGTGTACGTTCAGTTGAAATGGGAAAGAATTCACTTGTGGTGACAATGAATAAAAAGTAACATGACAAAAAGCAAGCTCTCTTTTTAAAACTTCTACAAGTTCATTATTAAAGTCAGTAACTGAACAATTATCTTCACATCTATTTATAAAATCAAAAAAAGCACTCTTAATCGCTTCAACTTGTACTTGATCATTCATGAAATCACCCACATACCATAATATTACAAAATTTGATAATTAATTATATCATAAAACAAACCTTTATATAGTAGACCAAATGTTTTTATTTATAAGCTAATCTTGTTATTTGCTCTTATTTTATTTGGTCCCATGCACTAGAACATAAGTCACCTCCCTCGACTCGACTTAATCTATAGTTCCGTAAGAAAAAAACATACGAATAATTTTTTATGTAAAGCTTCTTGACTTTATACATATAAAAACATATAATGTTCGTTGTGTATAAAATATGCAGCCTATTGATGCAGCAGTTTTGATTTCATTTTATTCCCCTTTATTATAAGGAGGTGTATCGCGTAACTCTATGCTGCTGGAGCGAGGATACATGAAAATAAAATGTGCATAATTGTTAGTCAGTCTGGTTTTTATTTTATGCAAAATAAAAACATAAAGGAGGAGTTAGCATGGCTCGTTATACAGGCTCAAGCTGGAAACTCTCTCGTCGTCTAGGTATTTCATTAAGTGGTACAGGTAAAGAATTAGAAAAGCGTCCATATGCTCCAGGACAACACGGTCCAGGACAACGCAAAAAAATCTCTGAATACGGATTACAATTACAAGAGAAGCAAAAGCTTCGTCACATGTATGGTGTAAATGAGCGCCAATTCCGTAACCTGTTTGATAAAGCTGGTAAAATGGTTGGTAAACATGGTGAGAACTTCATGATTCTTCTTGATTCTCGTCTTGATAACGTAGTATACCGTTTAGGTTTAGCTCGTACACGCCGTCAAGCTCGTCAATTAGTTAACCACGGTCATATCGTAGTAGATGGTGGACGCGTAGATATCCCATCTTACCAAGTAAAACCTGGTCAAACAATCACTTTACGTGAAAAATCTCGCAACCTTGACATCGTTAAGGAAGCAATCGAAGTAAACAACTTCGTACCTGACTACCTAACATTCGACGCAGATAAATTAGAAGGTACTTTCACTCGCTTACCTGAGCGTTCTGAATTACCTGCAGAAATTAACGAAGCTCTAATCGTTGAGTTCTACTCTCGTTAATATCAATGCTCTTTAGAAGAGCATTTGTAAAACCCTTAGAAATGTTGATTTTTCAACAGTTCTAGGGGTTTTTTAGTTATAATTTGTGTGTAGTATAGTATATTCTATTCCCCTACAAAACTCAGTTTATCGGACCCCACTGTAATAAAAGCTTCAAGGATTGAAAAGGAGAACCTTTTCTTGTTTCATACAAAATTTACTTGTCTATAGAATAATACAAGTCAGCTTCAACATAGTGTTAACTAACGTTAGAAACATTTAGCTTCTATAAGGGGCTGATTTTTTGTATCATAACAGAAATAAAAAAATAAAATTATTAATTTTATTTTTGTGTGTCATTCTAATCGTTACGTTGGTAGTTAATGCTATACTTCATGTGAAAGTATATATCGTATATAAGTCCGGGATTATTCCATTTATCTTAATTGGGTTTATATTAATGGGTATCTTATATCTATACTTTAAAGTAAGAAATAATTGATTATATTCTATCTCTACATTGTACATGTTTTTTATGATGATCTTACAAAAAAAAGAACCTATACATCTTGCATAGGTTCTTTTTTTGTCTAAAAAAACTCTATTTAGTTCGTATAACGAATAAGGAAATATTTCTTCTTCCCTCTGCGGATTACCGTGAACTTCCCATCAATCTTATCCACGTTTGTAATGACTTTTGTTAATTCCTGTTCACGATCTCCGTTTATATAAATTGCTCCATTTGAAATATCCTCGCGTGCTTGACGTTTTGATGGTGAAATTTTAGCTTGAATCAGTAAATCAATTAATCCAATCTCAGACCCTTCAATTTCAGTAGATGGAACATCTTTAAATCCTTCCAGGATCTCGCTCGCCGTTAATTGTTTTATTTCACCGCTAAATAATGCAGCAGAGATTTTAATTGCTTGTTGCAGAGCTTCTTCACCATGTACAAGCTTTGTCACTTCTTCTGCAAGTGCCTTTTGCGCAGAACGTTTTTCAGGTGCAGTAGTCACTTCATTTTCAAGCTTCACAATTTCTTCATGTGATAAGAACGTGAAATATTTTAGATATTTCACTACATCTCGATCATCTGTATTAATCCAGAATTGGTAGAATTCATAAGGAGACGTTTTCTCAGCATCTAACCAAATAGCTCCACCTTCAGTTTTACCAAACTTTGTTCCATCAGCCTTTGTAACAAGAGGAATTGTCAATCCGAATGCCTTTGAATCTTCTTCAGATTTACGAATTAACTCTAAACCAGCCGTTATATTTCCCCATTGGTCACTTCCGCCAATTTGTAATTTACACCCATTATTTTGATATAAGTTTAAGAAATCGTATGATTGTAAAATCATGTAGCTAAACTCAGTAAAGGAAATCCCTGTTTCAATTCGAGTTTGAACAGAATCCTTTGCAAGCATATAATTGATTCCGAAGTTTTTACCAACATCACGCAAAAATGAGATCACATCTAATTTTCCAATCCAATCAAAATTGTTGACGATAATGGCTGGATTTTTATCATTGTTAAAATCAAGAAATCGTGATAATTGTCCTTTTATTCGATTAGACCAATCTTGTACGATATCTGTTGTGTTAAGGGTACGCTCAGCTTTTTTCCCACTTGGGTCTCCAATTAATCCAGTAGCCCCACCAACAAGTCCAATTGGGTGATGACCATTTAATTGAAATCGACGCAGAGTTAAAACAGGCAACAAATGCCCAATATGAAGGCTGTCTGCTGTAGGATCGAATCCTGAATAAAGCTTTATATCTCCTTCTTCCAGAACTTTCGCTAAGCCTTCTTCATCTGTTACTTGATTAACTAAACCTCTAAATTTTAAATCATTTAATAATTCACTCATTGATTTACTCCTTTTTGTTATTTTTTCTTTAGCAAAGAAACACAAAAAAGCCCCTTCATCTCTGAAGGGGCGAATATATCCGCGGTACCACCCTACTTAGAATTACACTGTAATCCTCTCTCGGCTACTTAACGGTCAGACCGTCTTTTCCTACTGAGGTCATTTTTTAACCTTTTCAAAAAAGAAGCTCATGGAAGTAATTCATGGAAGATCTATGTGCTGATTTTCACCACCCATCAGCTCTCTAAAACAGTGAGATATCCATTACTGAATCCAATCTTTGCTTTTCCATATACTAATTACAAGCAATTTTAACCATAATATCGTTCTAATGTCAACACTTGGAATGAACTGTATCATATCTTTATGACAAAAGCATACAAATTTCATCATTTCCTATGTTATAATATATAAGATTTGGGGGAATGCACAATGAAAAAAAAGGAAGAAAAACACAGGCGTTTCTCACCCTTTAACAAAGATATAGCTAAAAGTCTACGGATCTCATATAACGTTATCGGAAATCTACTTCTACTATTTCTCATTATTGGACTTATTGGTTTATGTTTTGCAGGGGGTGTAGGGGCCGGTTATTTTGCTTCACTTGTGAAGGATGAACCTGTTCGATCTTACGAAGACATGAAAAATGATATTTACAACTATGAAGAGACATCACAAATCTTCTTTGATCAAAATATTTACTTAGGAAAGTTAAATGCTGACATCGAACGCGAGGAAGTCCAACTGGAAAATGTTTCTCAACATGTTATTGATGCAGTTATTGCAACGGAAGATGAACTTTTTTACGAACATGACGGTGTTGTACCGAAAGCAATCATGCGTGCACTTTTTCAAGAATTCACTAATGCCTCTGTTCAAACAGGTGGAAGCACACTAACACAGCAATTAATTAAAAATCAGATTTTAACAAATGAAGTATCTTTTGATCGAAAAGCAAAGGAAATCCTATTAGCATTACGTTTAGAAAAGTTTTTCGAAAAAGAAGAAATTATTGAAGCTTACTTAAATGTTGCTGATTTTGGACGTAACTCTAACGGAAAAAATATCGCAGGCGTCGAAGCTGCTGCAAAAGGGATTTTTGGTGTTACTGCTAAAGATCTATCCATACCACAAGCAGCATTTATAGCAGGCTTACCTCAAAGTCCGTTTGGATATACACCTTTTTCAAATGATGGCGGTAAGGTAAAAGAAGACATTAATGCAGGCATAAACAGAATGAAAACTGTCTTAAACAGGATGTATACTGGCGGGTTTATTACAAAAGAGCAATATGAACAAGCGCTTTCATATGATATACGAGCTAATTTAACACCTAAAAAGCCTACATCCACTGATCAATATCCTTACCTAACTTATGAAGTAGAAGATCGGGCAAAAGATATTATTGCAATCCAACTTGCTGAAAAAGACGGATATAAAGAGGAAGAAGTCAAAAAAGATAATGATTTATATTACCAGTATCGTCAACTAGCCGATGAAGACATTAGGCATAATGGTTATAGAATTCATACAACGATAAACAAAGACATTTATGACAAAATGCAAGATGTTGCTAAACAATATGAATATTACGGTAGTGATAAACCGGAAGAAGTTAAAGATTCTGATACAGGTGAAATGAAAACAGTACAAGAACCTGTAGAAGTCGGTGGTATCTTGATTGAAAACACGACTGGTAAAATTATTAGTTTTGTTGGGGGCCGTGATTTTGAACGTGAAAATTTAAATCACGCAACAGATGCACCACGTTCTAATTGGTCTTCTATGAAGCCGCTATTAGTTTATGCTCCTGCAATGGAGTTAGGACAAGTACAACCAGGTACAGTCATTGCTGATACTCCTATAACAAGCGGATATAACCCAAAAAACTATGGCGGTGCCTATCATGGGTTAACTAGTGCAAGAACTGCCTTAAAATATTCATACAACGTACCCGCTGCTAAAACATATAAAAACATTATGAGTAAAAACCCTGTCTCCTATTTAGAAAAAATGGGGTTTACTAACCTTAACAAAATTGATTATGAAATAGCTTCTCTAAGTCTAGGTGGTATGACAGACGGAGTAACAGTTGAAGAAAATGTTAATGCGTACGCAACCTTTGCTAATCAAGGTAAGTTTGTTGATGCTTTCCTGATTGAAAAGATTGAAAATAGTGATGGAGACATTGTATATCAGCATGAAAAGGTGCAAAATGATGTATTCTCTGCCCAAACTGCTTATTTAACAATCGATATGATGCGAGATGTTATAAGAAGCGGTACGGCTGCTTCATTAAATAGCTATCTCTCATTTAGTGCAGATTGGGCAGGAAAAACAGGGACTGGTCAAGATTACACGGATGCATGGTTTGTTGCGACAAATCCTAATGTAACATTTGGAACTTGGATTGGTTATGACACACCAAAACCATTACAACAAAACTATAAAGGAATATCCTACAGCAA carries:
- a CDS encoding transglycosylase domain-containing protein, coding for MKKKEEKHRRFSPFNKDIAKSLRISYNVIGNLLLLFLIIGLIGLCFAGGVGAGYFASLVKDEPVRSYEDMKNDIYNYEETSQIFFDQNIYLGKLNADIEREEVQLENVSQHVIDAVIATEDELFYEHDGVVPKAIMRALFQEFTNASVQTGGSTLTQQLIKNQILTNEVSFDRKAKEILLALRLEKFFEKEEIIEAYLNVADFGRNSNGKNIAGVEAAAKGIFGVTAKDLSIPQAAFIAGLPQSPFGYTPFSNDGGKVKEDINAGINRMKTVLNRMYTGGFITKEQYEQALSYDIRANLTPKKPTSTDQYPYLTYEVEDRAKDIIAIQLAEKDGYKEEEVKKDNDLYYQYRQLADEDIRHNGYRIHTTINKDIYDKMQDVAKQYEYYGSDKPEEVKDSDTGEMKTVQEPVEVGGILIENTTGKIISFVGGRDFERENLNHATDAPRSNWSSMKPLLVYAPAMELGQVQPGTVIADTPITSGYNPKNYGGAYHGLTSARTALKYSYNVPAAKTYKNIMSKNPVSYLEKMGFTNLNKIDYEIASLSLGGMTDGVTVEENVNAYATFANQGKFVDAFLIEKIENSDGDIVYQHEKVQNDVFSAQTAYLTIDMMRDVIRSGTAASLNSYLSFSADWAGKTGTGQDYTDAWFVATNPNVTFGTWIGYDTPKPLQQNYKGISYSKRNLLLWAKLMNAAHDAEPNLIAPKNRFETPGGIVQRSYCALTGELASDLCRQAGLVATDIFNAKYVPTKVDDSLTRGKYVYVKDRAYKVPSSAPSEFVQEGVMLKKEVLDRYNISSTSDLKRLLPNTSKWGNLVVTEGKGITDNGSKPRQVNGVSSRGSNISWKANSDNDVVGYRVYGAANHSTNFKKVASLPSSDKLSVSVGNNPAAYYIVAVDVGGNESSPSAIIKIGDYAEQKPKTEEPKQEENADQNKEQKNKNTDQNKEQKNKNTDQKPKQEEAPASSADDNKAP
- the rpsD gene encoding 30S ribosomal protein S4 codes for the protein MARYTGSSWKLSRRLGISLSGTGKELEKRPYAPGQHGPGQRKKISEYGLQLQEKQKLRHMYGVNERQFRNLFDKAGKMVGKHGENFMILLDSRLDNVVYRLGLARTRRQARQLVNHGHIVVDGGRVDIPSYQVKPGQTITLREKSRNLDIVKEAIEVNNFVPDYLTFDADKLEGTFTRLPERSELPAEINEALIVEFYSR
- the tyrS gene encoding tyrosine--tRNA ligase, translated to MSELLNDLKFRGLVNQVTDEEGLAKVLEEGDIKLYSGFDPTADSLHIGHLLPVLTLRRFQLNGHHPIGLVGGATGLIGDPSGKKAERTLNTTDIVQDWSNRIKGQLSRFLDFNNDKNPAIIVNNFDWIGKLDVISFLRDVGKNFGINYMLAKDSVQTRIETGISFTEFSYMILQSYDFLNLYQNNGCKLQIGGSDQWGNITAGLELIRKSEEDSKAFGLTIPLVTKADGTKFGKTEGGAIWLDAEKTSPYEFYQFWINTDDRDVVKYLKYFTFLSHEEIVKLENEVTTAPEKRSAQKALAEEVTKLVHGEEALQQAIKISAALFSGEIKQLTASEILEGFKDVPSTEIEGSEIGLIDLLIQAKISPSKRQAREDISNGAIYINGDREQELTKVITNVDKIDGKFTVIRRGKKKYFLIRYTN